The Puntigrus tetrazona isolate hp1 chromosome 3, ASM1883169v1, whole genome shotgun sequence genome contains a region encoding:
- the tbc1d16 gene encoding TBC1 domain family member 16 isoform X2, producing the protein MSFGRLLRRASSKASDLLTFNVGTGGSRTVLDGEIIFSKNNVCVHPAEPLPGLPEHHPGYLCVHLEKDETLGSTLILTWVPNSRIQRQDEEALRYITPESSPVRRNPRRRAHRSHSRPPPAPEEEEDEEAPEPALQNQQLLEEGDEGSCELSADEVSRDSTLGSDSDTFSSPFCLSPVSEALGESSSSVFLDNESRECDEPMAHSASSASSLDSHAPSEISQSQGVRWEEQQKVMALEHLCGVFRVDLGHMRSLRLFFSDEACTCGQLVIASRESQYKILHFHHAGLDKLAEVFQQWKCCRETQLKDQVSDEKSCMQFSIRRPTLPSAEMHPEERLYRRLDVSSWLRHLNNNGQVVEEYKLRKAIFFGGVDPSIRGEVWPFLLHYYSYDSASEEREAWRLQKRAEYQDVQQRRLSMSPEEHSEFWRKVQFTVDKDVVRTDRSNMFFRGENNPNVEIMRRILLNYAVFNPDMGYCQGMSDLVAPLLTEIQDESDTFWCFVGLMENTIFISSPRDEDMERQLMYLRELLRLMLPRFHQHLTRLGEDGLQLLFCHRWVLLCFKREFPDAEALRMWEACWAHYQAPS; encoded by the exons ATGTCATTCGGTCGACTCCTGCGACGCGCATCCTCCAAAGCCTCTGACCTTTTGACGTTTAACGTGGGCACGGGAGGATCACGGACCGTGCTGGATGGAGAGATCATCTTCTCCAAGAACAATGTGTGCGTTCACCCGGCCGAGCCTCTGCCCGGCCTGCCCGAGCATCacccag GTTACCTCTGCGTGCACCTGGAGAAAGACGAGACCCTCGGCTCCACCCTCATCCTCACCTGGGTGCCCAACTCTCGCATCCAGCGGCAGGACGAAGAGGCCCTTCGTTACATCACGCCCGAAAGCTCTCCAGTCCGCCGCAACCCCCGCCGCCGAGCCCACCGGAGCCACTCTCGCCCGCCGCCCGCCcccgaggaagaggaggacgaAGAGGCGCCGGAGCCAGCTCTGCAGAACCAGCAGCTTTTGGAAGAGGGCGACGAGGGCTCGTGCGAGCTCTCTGCGGACGAGGTGAGTCGAGACAGCACCCTCGGCTCGGACTCGGACACCTTCTCCTCGCCCTTCTGCCTGTCGCCCGTCAGCGAGGCTCTGGGCGAGAGCAGCAGCTCCGTCTTCCTGGATAATGAGAGCAG GGAGTGCGATGAACCCATGGCTCACTCTGCAAGCTCCGCCTCCAGCCTGGACAGCCACGCCCCCTCAgaaatcagccaatcacagggAGTTCGGTGGGAGGAGCAGCAGAAAGTCATGGCCTTAGAGCACCTGTGCGGGGTGTTCAGAGTCGACCTGGGTCACATGAGGTCACTGCGCCTCTTCTTCAG CGACGAGGCCTGCACCTGTGGACAGCTGGTCATCGCCAGCAGAGAGAGCCAGTACAAGATCCTTCACTTCCACCACGCCGGGCTGGATAAGCTGGCCGAGGTCTTTCAGCAGTGGAAGTGCTGCAGAGAGACGCAGCTCAAAGACCAG GTGTCGGATGAGAAGTCATGTATGCAGTTTTCTATCCGCAGACCCACGTTACCGTCCGCTGAGATGCACCCAGAGGAGCGTCTGTATCGGCGGCTGGACGTCAGCTCTTGGCTCCGGCATCTCAACAACAACGGCCAGGTGGTGGAGGAGTACAAGCTCAGGAAG GCCATCTTCTTCGGGGGCGTCGACCCGTCCATCCGTGGTGAAGTGTGGCCCTTCCTGCTGCACTACTACAGCTACGACTCCGCGTCTGAGGAGCGGGAAGCCTGGAGGCTGCAGAAGCGCGCGGAGTACCAGGACGTCCAGCAGAGGAG GCTGTCCATGAGTCCAGAGGAGCACAGTGAGTTCTGGAGGAAGGTCCAGTTCACTGTTGATAAAGATGTGGTCAGAACCGATCGGAGCAACATGTTCTTCAGAGGAGAAAACAACCCCAATGTAGAAATCATGAG GCGTATCCTTCTGAACTACGCCGTGTTTAACCCAGACATGGGCTACTGTCAGGGCATGTCAGATCTGGTGGCTCCTCTTCTGACCGAGATCCAGGACGAGAGCGACACGTTCTGGTGCTTCGTGGGGCTCATGGAGAACACCATCTTCATCAGCTCTCCTCGAGATGAGGACATGGAGAGGCAGCTG atgTACCTGCGTGAGCTCCTGCGGCTGATGCTGCCTCGCTTCCACCAGCACCTGACCCGGCTGGGAGAGGACGGCCTTCAGCTGCTGTTCTGCCACCGCTGGGTTCTTCTGTGCTTCAAGCGCGAGTTCCCCGACGCTGAGGCCCTGCGCATGTGGGAGGCCTGCTGGGCGCACTATCAG GCTCCTTCATAG
- the tbc1d16 gene encoding TBC1 domain family member 16 isoform X1, whose protein sequence is MSFGRLLRRASSKASDLLTFNVGTGGSRTVLDGEIIFSKNNVCVHPAEPLPGLPEHHPGYLCVHLEKDETLGSTLILTWVPNSRIQRQDEEALRYITPESSPVRRNPRRRAHRSHSRPPPAPEEEEDEEAPEPALQNQQLLEEGDEGSCELSADEVSRDSTLGSDSDTFSSPFCLSPVSEALGESSSSVFLDNESRECDEPMAHSASSASSLDSHAPSEISQSQGVRWEEQQKVMALEHLCGVFRVDLGHMRSLRLFFSDEACTCGQLVIASRESQYKILHFHHAGLDKLAEVFQQWKCCRETQLKDQVSDEKSCMQFSIRRPTLPSAEMHPEERLYRRLDVSSWLRHLNNNGQVVEEYKLRKAIFFGGVDPSIRGEVWPFLLHYYSYDSASEEREAWRLQKRAEYQDVQQRRLSMSPEEHSEFWRKVQFTVDKDVVRTDRSNMFFRGENNPNVEIMRRILLNYAVFNPDMGYCQGMSDLVAPLLTEIQDESDTFWCFVGLMENTIFISSPRDEDMERQLMYLRELLRLMLPRFHQHLTRLGEDGLQLLFCHRWVLLCFKREFPDAEALRMWEACWAHYQTDYFHLFLCVAIIVLYGDDVTEQQLATDQMLLHFSNLSMHMNGELVLRKARSLLYQFRLLPRIPCSLHDLCKLCGPGMWDSRYIPAIECSGEHPDSQSCPYGGTATPESPPLPSPNQPNEGKRGSKTRDIFTFRKHS, encoded by the exons ATGTCATTCGGTCGACTCCTGCGACGCGCATCCTCCAAAGCCTCTGACCTTTTGACGTTTAACGTGGGCACGGGAGGATCACGGACCGTGCTGGATGGAGAGATCATCTTCTCCAAGAACAATGTGTGCGTTCACCCGGCCGAGCCTCTGCCCGGCCTGCCCGAGCATCacccag GTTACCTCTGCGTGCACCTGGAGAAAGACGAGACCCTCGGCTCCACCCTCATCCTCACCTGGGTGCCCAACTCTCGCATCCAGCGGCAGGACGAAGAGGCCCTTCGTTACATCACGCCCGAAAGCTCTCCAGTCCGCCGCAACCCCCGCCGCCGAGCCCACCGGAGCCACTCTCGCCCGCCGCCCGCCcccgaggaagaggaggacgaAGAGGCGCCGGAGCCAGCTCTGCAGAACCAGCAGCTTTTGGAAGAGGGCGACGAGGGCTCGTGCGAGCTCTCTGCGGACGAGGTGAGTCGAGACAGCACCCTCGGCTCGGACTCGGACACCTTCTCCTCGCCCTTCTGCCTGTCGCCCGTCAGCGAGGCTCTGGGCGAGAGCAGCAGCTCCGTCTTCCTGGATAATGAGAGCAG GGAGTGCGATGAACCCATGGCTCACTCTGCAAGCTCCGCCTCCAGCCTGGACAGCCACGCCCCCTCAgaaatcagccaatcacagggAGTTCGGTGGGAGGAGCAGCAGAAAGTCATGGCCTTAGAGCACCTGTGCGGGGTGTTCAGAGTCGACCTGGGTCACATGAGGTCACTGCGCCTCTTCTTCAG CGACGAGGCCTGCACCTGTGGACAGCTGGTCATCGCCAGCAGAGAGAGCCAGTACAAGATCCTTCACTTCCACCACGCCGGGCTGGATAAGCTGGCCGAGGTCTTTCAGCAGTGGAAGTGCTGCAGAGAGACGCAGCTCAAAGACCAG GTGTCGGATGAGAAGTCATGTATGCAGTTTTCTATCCGCAGACCCACGTTACCGTCCGCTGAGATGCACCCAGAGGAGCGTCTGTATCGGCGGCTGGACGTCAGCTCTTGGCTCCGGCATCTCAACAACAACGGCCAGGTGGTGGAGGAGTACAAGCTCAGGAAG GCCATCTTCTTCGGGGGCGTCGACCCGTCCATCCGTGGTGAAGTGTGGCCCTTCCTGCTGCACTACTACAGCTACGACTCCGCGTCTGAGGAGCGGGAAGCCTGGAGGCTGCAGAAGCGCGCGGAGTACCAGGACGTCCAGCAGAGGAG GCTGTCCATGAGTCCAGAGGAGCACAGTGAGTTCTGGAGGAAGGTCCAGTTCACTGTTGATAAAGATGTGGTCAGAACCGATCGGAGCAACATGTTCTTCAGAGGAGAAAACAACCCCAATGTAGAAATCATGAG GCGTATCCTTCTGAACTACGCCGTGTTTAACCCAGACATGGGCTACTGTCAGGGCATGTCAGATCTGGTGGCTCCTCTTCTGACCGAGATCCAGGACGAGAGCGACACGTTCTGGTGCTTCGTGGGGCTCATGGAGAACACCATCTTCATCAGCTCTCCTCGAGATGAGGACATGGAGAGGCAGCTG atgTACCTGCGTGAGCTCCTGCGGCTGATGCTGCCTCGCTTCCACCAGCACCTGACCCGGCTGGGAGAGGACGGCCTTCAGCTGCTGTTCTGCCACCGCTGGGTTCTTCTGTGCTTCAAGCGCGAGTTCCCCGACGCTGAGGCCCTGCGCATGTGGGAGGCCTGCTGGGCGCACTATCAG ACGGACTACTTCCACCTGTTCCTGTGCGTCGCCATCATCGTGCTGTACGGCGATGATGTCACAGAGCAGCAGCTCGCCACAGATCAAATGCTGCTGCACTTCAGTAACCTCTCCATGCACATGAATGGAGAGCTGGTGCTGAggaag GCTCGTAGCCTGCTCTATCAGttccgccttcttcccagaattccctgcagcTTGCACGACCTGTGCAAACTGTGCGGTCCAGGAATGTGGGACAGCCGTTACATCCCGGCCATAGAATGTTCCGGAGAGCATCCCGACTCTCAGAGCTGCCCCTATGGAGGCACGGCTACCCCCGAGAGCCCGCCCCTACCCAGCCCCAACCAGCCCAACGAGGGCAAGAGGGGCTCCAAGACACGGGACATTTTCACTTTCCGCAAGCACTCCTGA
- the gaa gene encoding LOW QUALITY PROTEIN: lysosomal alpha-glucosidase (The sequence of the model RefSeq protein was modified relative to this genomic sequence to represent the inferred CDS: deleted 2 bases in 2 codons), protein MAKICCGPLHTFALLTSVLLILVHKDKKASFAFSPSAEWRHGSNISYRSALRTREHKQTPSSSLRDRCGVAVESRIDCARDRALSRADCLGRGCCYVPLPQSGLGGPPWCFYPVPYPGYKMGPLFPSEKGQRATLARSAPSYVPRDIPTLQLDVMPETLGRLHLTLKDPASPRYEVPFVTSQSRGHKDVQNPLYDVDFQLDPFGFIVRRKSNGRVLLNTTIGPLLFADQYLQLSTSMASSLISGLGEHYTPITLDLNWSSVSLWNRDMAPHRNANLYGSHPFFLVQEGDGQAHGVFLLNSNAMEVFLQPAPALTWVTVGGILDFYIFLGPSPQSVVQQYHEVIGYPMMPPYWSLGFHLCRWGYTSTNITRTVVQRMRQAKIPLDVQWNDLDYADQRRVFTFDPQRFGDLPRMVEELHQLGMKYVLILDPGISSTSPPGSYKPFDDGLKRGVFIKNSTGQILIGKVWPGPTAFPDFTNPTTRDWWMDCIRVFHSQVPVDGLWIDMNEPSNFVQGSADGCPDSDLENPPYTPDVIGGQLSSGTLCASSQQHLSSHYDLHNLYGLTEAIATHRALLKVKSTRPFVLSRSSFPGLGRFSAHWTGDVRSDWEQLRFSVPGVLLFGLYGVPLVGADVCGFGGDTTEELCVRWTQLGAFYPFMRNHNDRPNAPQEPYVFSQQAQDAMRTAIRLRYSLLPFLYTLFHHTHSSGSTVARPLFLEFPTDPDCQSIDGQFLWGSSLLISPVLEERALEVTAYLPPGTWYSLHDGEAYHSKGQYVLLPAPLDTINVHVREGSIIPQQVPALTTATSRGNPFTLVVALSVGNRAKGELFWDDGESLDTFEHGNYSYVLFFAEESYVISKPVKLNGSLDGLVLGEVCVFGVQTAPTAVWANGQKLHGFSYDPDSKVLAAPGLDLPMTATITVQWS, encoded by the exons ATGGCCAAGATTTGCTGTGGGCCCCTGCACACATTTGCACTACTGACTTCTGTACTTCTTATTCTGGTGCACAAGGACAAGAAGGCTTCATTTGCCTTTTCTCCATCGGCAGAATGGCGGCACGGTTCGAACATCTCCTACAGGAGCGCGCTCCGTACGAGAGAACATAAGCA GACTCCCTCTAGTTCACTCAGAGATCGGTGTGGAGTAGCTGTGGAGAGCCGT ATCGACTGTGCCCGGGATAGAGCTCTGAGCCGGGCTGATTGTTTGGGCAGAGGGTGCTGCTATGTGCCCCTGCCTCAGTCTGGATTAGGAGGACCACCATGGTGTTTCTACCCAGTCCCTTACCCGGGCTACAAGATGGGGCCCCTGTTTCCCTCAGAGAAGGGCCAAAGAGCCACCCTGGCC CGTTCTGCACCCTCATACGTGCCCAGAGATATCCCCACACTGCAGCTAGATGTGATGCCTGAGACTTTGGGTCGTCTTCACCTCACT CTGAAGGATCCAGCATCTCCACGATATGAGGTTCCCTTTGTGACGTCCCAGTCCAGGGGCCACAAGGACGTGCAAAACCCCCTCTACGATGTTGACTTCCAACTAGATCCGTTCGGATTCATTGTACGGCGAAAATCCAATGGCCGGGTTCT ccTGAATACTACAATAGGCCCGCTCCTGTTTGCAGATCAGTATCTGCAGCTCTCCACCAGCATGGCTTCCTCCCTGATATCTGGCCTGGGTGAACATTACACCCCAATCACGCTGGATCTCAACTGGAGCTCTGTTTCATTATGGAACAGAGACATGGCGCCACAT AGAAACGCCAACTTGTACGGCTCCCACCCTTTCTTTTTGGTCCAAGAAGGTGATGGACAGGCACATGGAGTCTTTCTGCTCAACAGCAATGCAATGG AAGTGTTTCTGCAGCCTGCTCCAGCATTAACTTGGGTGACCGTCGGAGGAATACTGGACTTCTACATCTTCTTAGGCCCAAGTCCTCAGAGTGTGGTTCAGCAGTACCATGAGGTTATAG GTTATCCGATGATGCCACCCTACTGGTCACTGGGCTTCCACCTCTGCCGCTGGGGTTATACGTCCACCAACATAACAAGAACAGTGGTACAGCGCATGCGCCAGGCCAAGATCCCTCTA GACGTACAGTGGAATGACCTTGACTATGCAGACCAAAGAAGAGTCTTTACGTTTGATCCCCAAAGATTCGGAGATTTGCCCCGAATGGTTGAAGAGCTCCATCAGCTGGGCATGAAGTATGTGCTCATTCTG GATCCTGGCATCAGCAGTACGAGTCCTCCTGGTTCATATAAACCTTTTGATGACGGGCTAAAGAGAGGAGTGTTCATCAAAAACTCCACTGGACAGATCCTTATTGGGAAA GTATGGCCGGGTCCAACTGCTTTTCCAGATTTCACCAATCCCACAACACGGGACTGGTGGATGGACTGCATCAGAGTCTTTCACAGCCAGGTACCTGTGGATGGACTCTGGATA GACATGAATGAGCCGTCAAATTTTGTGCAGGGCTCTGCGGATGGGTGTCCTGACTCCGACTTGGAGAATCCACCTTATACGCCAG ATGTGATCGGAGGTCAGTTAAGCTCAGGAACTCTGTGTGCGTCCTCGCAGCAGCATCTGTCCAGTCACTACGACCTGCACAATCTGTATGGGCTGACCGAGGCCATCGCCACGCACAG GGCACTGTTGAAAGTGAAGAGCACTCGGCCGTTTGTCCTGTCCCGGTCGTCTTTTCCAGGACTGGGCCGTTTCTCTGCGCACTGGACTGGAGACGTGCGGAGTGACTGGGAGCAGCTTCGCTTTTCAGTACCTG GTGTGCTCCTGTTTGGACTCTATGGAGTCCCGCTGGTGGGTGCTGATGTCTGTGGGTTTGGTGGAGACACTACTGAAGAGCTGTGTGTGCGCTGGACACAACTTGGAGCCTTTTACCCCTTTATGAGAAACCATAATGACAGACCCAATGCG CCCCAGGAGCCGTATGTGTTCAGCCAGCAAGCCCAGGATGCCATGAGGACTGCGATCAGACTGCGATACTCTCTGCTGCCCTTCCTCTACACACTGTttcatcacacacactcctccggCAGCACCGTGGCCCGTCCTCTCTTCCTTGA GTTTCCCACTGATCCAGATTGCCAGAGCATCGACGGGCAGTTCCTGTGGGGCAGTTCTCTGCTCATCAGCCCCGTCCTGGAGGAGCGAGCGCTGGAGGTGACGGCCTATCTTCCCCCGGGGACCTGGTACAGCCTGCACGAT GGGGAAGCTTATCACAGCAAAGGGCAATACGTTCTGCTCCCTGCTCCTTTAGACACCATTAATGTTCACGTGAGAGAAGGGAGCATCATCCCGCAGCAG GTTCCCGCACTGACGACCGCGACATCCCGCGGGAACCCTTTCACCCTAGTCGTGGCGCTGTCCGTGGGAAACCGGGCGAAAGGGGAGCTCTTCTGGGATGACGGGGAAAGTCTGGACACGTTTGAGCATGGAAATTATTCATACGTTCTGTTCTTTGCTGAAGAG TCTTACGTGATCAGTAAGCCAGTAAAACTAAACGGATCTCTGGATGGTCTGGTCCTGGGGGAGGTATGTGTTTTTGGGGTTCAGACTGCACCTACAGCCGTGTGGGCCAATGGCCAAAAGCTTCATGGCTTCTCCTACGACCCAGACAGCAAG gttctTGCAGCGCCAGGTCTGGACTTACCCATGACCGCCACCATCACGGTCCAGTGGAGCTGA